The region ACACAACCCGCACGCTATACAGCTTCTCCACGGCCTTCCGGATCTCGACCTTGTTGGCCGCGTCGGCTACTTCGAAGAGGACCCGATTCCCCTCCTCGCCCATCTGCGTCCCCTTCTCCGTGAGAAGCGGCCGCAAAATGATATGCGCCGGATGTCGCGTCATCGGCTCAACCGCTCCTCGATCTGCTTCGCCACCGGCGCCGTGACTACCAACGTCTCATAGCGGAGCAGGTCGTATACGTTCAGCCCCTCGGGGGCAAGGTACTTCGCTTTCGCCAGGTTGCGCACCGAGCGAATGAGCTCGACGTTCCCCTTGTCGTCGATGATGAGCCCGCTAGTCACGCCCAGCTTCGCGAGCACACCGGCCATCCGCTTGGTCTTCGTCTCGCCCAGGCGGAGGTCCTCCATCACCACGAGCCGCTTCTCGGCGGCGCGGAGCGACAACGCGCTGATCAACGCTCCACGGCGCACCTTCTTCGGCAGCGTGTACGCGTAGGACCTCGGCTTCGGCCCCAGCGCGACCCCGCCACCCACG is a window of Deltaproteobacteria bacterium DNA encoding:
- a CDS encoding 50S ribosomal protein L23, producing MTRHPAHIILRPLLTEKGTQMGEEGNRVLFEVADAANKVEIRKAVEKLYSVRVVSVRTQVVRGKNKRLGRHEGRRPNWKKAIVRLAEGSSIDFFGAP
- the rplD gene encoding 50S ribosomal protein L4, producing MPSLDVLNLEGQRVGQISLSDDIFGAPVREHLLWEAVKAQLAARRSGTASTKVRSEVRGSTRKIYKQKGTGRARHGSIRAPIFVGGGVALGPKPRSYAYTLPKKVRRGALISALSLRAAEKRLVVMEDLRLGETKTKRMAGVLAKLGVTSGLIIDDKGNVELIRSVRNLAKAKYLAPEGLNVYDLLRYETLVVTAPVAKQIEERLSR